A stretch of Myceligenerans xiligouense DNA encodes these proteins:
- a CDS encoding response regulator: MTGDATTTRVLIADDQALQRLGTAMFLGGQDGIDVVGEAVDGHEAVRQTEQLRPDVVLMDIRMPRMDGIAATRRIIEPKRDPGSGPWVLLLTTFDIDEYVLAGLEAGASGFLTKDAEPADLLSAIRAVAAGDAVIAPSATRRLLGRLAARTADTPATATDERMRAEAVVRRLTEREREILLAIGSGMTNTEIGRELLLAESTVKNYVGRIFTKIGARDRVHAVITAFRAGLVSAD; this comes from the coding sequence ATGACAGGTGACGCCACGACGACGAGAGTCCTGATCGCCGACGACCAGGCGCTGCAGCGCCTGGGCACAGCGATGTTCCTGGGCGGACAGGACGGCATCGACGTCGTGGGCGAGGCGGTCGACGGACACGAGGCCGTCCGGCAGACCGAGCAGCTTCGGCCCGACGTCGTGCTCATGGACATCCGCATGCCCCGCATGGACGGCATCGCCGCCACCCGTCGCATCATCGAGCCCAAACGCGATCCCGGCAGCGGTCCCTGGGTCCTGCTCCTGACGACCTTCGACATCGACGAGTACGTCCTGGCCGGCCTGGAGGCCGGCGCCAGCGGATTCCTCACCAAGGACGCCGAGCCCGCCGACCTGCTCTCCGCGATCCGCGCGGTCGCGGCGGGCGATGCCGTCATCGCACCGAGTGCCACCCGGCGGCTGCTCGGCCGGCTCGCCGCGCGCACGGCGGACACACCGGCGACGGCCACCGACGAACGGATGCGCGCCGAGGCCGTGGTCCGCCGGCTCACCGAGCGTGAACGGGAGATCCTGCTCGCCATCGGGTCGGGGATGACGAACACCGAGATCGGCCGCGAACTCCTCCTGGCCGAGTCCACCGTGAAGAACTACGTCGGGCGGATCTTCACCAAGATCGGCGCCCGCGACCGCGTCCATGCGGTGATCACCGCGTTCCGTGCGGGCCTCGTCAGCGCCGACTGA
- a CDS encoding helix-turn-helix domain-containing protein, translating to MVVVIGVDGSGRTHHLHAVTRSAGSARHAVPDADTLAELLARTGSETGPVLVDDAHHYPPDLLRRLTAAARAGTPVALSRRPGITDPALAELDGLAARDGVVQCDPLRPDDVARLVAERTGARPGAADAAALVADTCGLPALVVALADGDGPVPAALRGRVQRVLARQPGTVAVARVLAVTHDLGPFPHAGLAEAVGLAPGAMAAELRALRESGLLAPGGERLVPAVARAVAADLTPSERQDLDRALSGVAAVRDRTVLHDAVALARSGRTARAARELEGAGATGRLLAVPLLAATGTVAAAGPDAGQADEAAPALPGEGLHGPLAGNPHLERLALRMAEAGGLLAEPARALPLLIEAAEELDRSSAEPPLPDTPHAIGALVASAVGDLATGRRLLDDALSAGSGGPGHARRHRLLAGWVALRGGRYPEARATSAPGGLPGDTANDGRDVLLSVCLRAGLARRSGDVAAARAAWSDAEHLLAREAVDLLHAECVEELVVAAARAGSAERADGVRATLREYAVVLGSATWTALLAWTDLHVAVVGDDVASAEAAAVELAELAELRDAPGGIPAAHAPTRPPARLAAQAAAARCWADALAGRVDGDDVVSAADALQAAGLPWEASRLAGQAGVRTPDSALARRLLERAREFRQGSGPSDARSVLSEREIEVGRLVLAGRTHREIGAQLFVSPKTVEHHVARMRTRLGVSTRAEFLAALREDLGDAQPGTIPP from the coding sequence GTGGTGGTGGTCATCGGCGTCGACGGGTCCGGACGGACCCATCACCTGCATGCCGTCACACGATCGGCGGGCAGTGCGCGGCACGCCGTCCCAGACGCGGACACGCTCGCCGAGCTGCTCGCCCGCACCGGCTCGGAAACCGGACCGGTGCTCGTCGACGACGCCCACCACTACCCGCCCGATCTCCTGCGTCGGCTCACGGCCGCCGCGCGTGCGGGCACCCCGGTGGCCCTGTCACGCCGGCCCGGGATCACCGACCCCGCGCTGGCCGAGCTCGACGGTCTGGCGGCGCGCGACGGCGTCGTGCAGTGCGACCCGCTCCGGCCCGACGACGTGGCACGGCTCGTGGCAGAGCGCACGGGTGCACGCCCCGGCGCCGCGGATGCCGCCGCGCTCGTGGCGGACACCTGCGGCCTCCCCGCACTGGTGGTCGCGCTGGCGGACGGTGACGGCCCGGTACCCGCCGCCCTCCGCGGCCGCGTGCAGCGGGTCCTCGCACGGCAGCCGGGGACCGTGGCCGTCGCGCGTGTGCTCGCCGTGACACACGACCTGGGACCGTTCCCGCACGCCGGGCTCGCCGAGGCGGTCGGTCTGGCGCCCGGTGCCATGGCGGCCGAGCTGCGCGCCCTGCGGGAGTCGGGACTGCTCGCCCCGGGCGGCGAGCGGCTCGTTCCTGCCGTGGCGCGCGCCGTCGCGGCGGACCTGACCCCGAGCGAGCGGCAGGACCTGGACCGTGCGCTGTCCGGTGTGGCCGCGGTTCGGGACCGGACCGTGCTGCACGACGCCGTCGCCCTCGCCCGGTCCGGCCGCACGGCCCGCGCGGCGCGGGAACTCGAGGGCGCCGGCGCGACCGGCCGCCTCCTGGCGGTGCCCCTGCTCGCGGCGACGGGGACGGTGGCCGCGGCCGGCCCGGACGCCGGGCAGGCGGACGAGGCCGCACCCGCGCTCCCGGGAGAGGGGCTCCACGGGCCGTTGGCGGGCAATCCGCACCTTGAACGGCTCGCCCTGCGCATGGCGGAGGCCGGCGGGCTCCTGGCCGAGCCCGCTCGCGCCCTGCCGCTCTTGATCGAGGCCGCCGAGGAGCTCGACCGCTCGTCGGCCGAGCCGCCCCTGCCGGACACGCCCCACGCGATCGGCGCGCTGGTCGCGTCCGCCGTGGGCGACCTGGCGACGGGCCGCCGCCTGCTCGACGACGCGCTGTCGGCGGGCTCGGGCGGGCCGGGCCACGCGCGGCGGCACCGTCTGCTCGCGGGCTGGGTCGCCCTGCGGGGTGGCCGGTACCCGGAGGCTCGGGCGACGTCGGCCCCCGGCGGGCTGCCGGGGGACACCGCGAACGACGGCCGCGACGTGCTCCTGTCGGTGTGCCTGCGGGCCGGCCTGGCACGCCGGTCGGGGGACGTGGCCGCCGCTCGCGCCGCATGGTCCGACGCCGAGCACCTGCTCGCGCGGGAGGCCGTCGACCTGCTGCACGCCGAGTGCGTGGAGGAACTGGTGGTCGCCGCCGCGCGGGCCGGCAGTGCCGAGCGGGCCGACGGCGTCCGCGCCACCCTCCGGGAGTACGCCGTCGTCCTCGGCTCGGCGACGTGGACCGCGCTGCTGGCATGGACCGACCTGCATGTGGCGGTGGTCGGCGACGACGTCGCCTCGGCCGAAGCGGCGGCGGTCGAGCTGGCCGAACTGGCCGAGCTGCGCGACGCTCCGGGCGGCATCCCGGCCGCACACGCCCCGACACGCCCTCCGGCCCGGCTGGCCGCTCAGGCCGCCGCCGCCCGGTGCTGGGCCGACGCGCTGGCCGGCCGGGTCGACGGCGACGATGTGGTCTCGGCGGCCGACGCCCTCCAGGCGGCCGGGCTGCCGTGGGAGGCATCCCGTCTCGCCGGCCAGGCGGGGGTGCGGACGCCCGACTCCGCCCTGGCACGCCGCCTCCTGGAGCGGGCGAGGGAGTTCCGGCAGGGCTCGGGGCCGAGCGACGCCCGCTCGGTCCTGTCCGAGCGGGAGATCGAGGTGGGGCGGCTGGTGCTGGCGGGGCGCACGCACCGGGAGATCGGTGCCCAGCTTTTCGTGTCGCCCAAGACGGTGGAGCACCACGTGGCTCGGATGCGCACCCGGCTCGGCGTCTCGACCCGCGCGGAGTTCCTCGCCGCGCTGCGCGAGGACCTCGGGGACGCGCAGCCCGGGACGATCCCCCCATGA
- a CDS encoding dynamin family protein, translating into MIPVPGPTLLDRTRAAVDLAREAYAGTEHAARLEALRGRLDEPLRVAVAGRVKAGKSTLLNALVGERLAPTDTGECTRIVTWYQDGHTYGVTAGLRDGSRADLTFHRDEGALEVDLGGLATGDVERLEVTWPSQALRTWTLVDTPGIGSLDPSSTERTWDLLADDETPADAVVYLMRHLHPQDVAFLDAFHDTEVSRPNPVNAIGVLSRADEIGVGRLDALASARRIAGRLRRDDTVRRMVQTVVPVAGLLAETAATLTEDEVARLRLVAALPAADADDLLLSADRFVARQPGLGLTDLERTGLLERFGLFGLRLATVLLRQKTVTTATELARELMARSGVGELRAVLDSLFVGRRDVLKARSALLALDALVAAEPVPGSDRVATVLEQAVASAHAFAELRVLSALRAGWVTGPHEALTDLERLVGGDGETAHRRLDLPADASTADVTDAARGALDRWTRRAENPLSRRELVLAARVAVRSVEGLLNGPRS; encoded by the coding sequence ATGATCCCCGTACCGGGACCGACCCTGCTGGACCGCACGCGCGCCGCCGTCGACCTCGCGCGCGAGGCGTACGCGGGCACCGAGCACGCGGCGCGGCTGGAGGCCCTGCGCGGCCGCCTGGACGAGCCGCTGCGCGTCGCCGTCGCCGGCCGGGTCAAGGCCGGCAAGTCGACGCTGCTCAACGCGCTGGTCGGGGAGCGTCTCGCGCCCACCGACACGGGCGAGTGCACGCGGATCGTCACCTGGTACCAGGACGGGCACACCTACGGCGTCACCGCCGGGCTGCGCGACGGCAGTCGCGCCGACCTCACCTTCCACCGCGACGAGGGTGCGCTGGAGGTCGACCTGGGCGGCCTGGCCACCGGCGACGTCGAGCGGCTGGAGGTCACCTGGCCCTCGCAGGCGCTGCGCACGTGGACGCTGGTGGACACGCCGGGGATCGGCTCGCTCGACCCGTCGTCGACGGAGCGCACCTGGGACCTCCTGGCCGACGACGAGACCCCCGCCGACGCCGTCGTCTACCTGATGCGCCACCTGCATCCCCAGGACGTGGCGTTCCTCGACGCGTTCCACGACACCGAGGTGTCCCGCCCGAACCCGGTCAACGCGATCGGCGTCCTGTCGCGGGCCGACGAGATCGGCGTCGGCCGCCTCGACGCGCTCGCGTCGGCGCGCCGGATCGCCGGGCGCCTGCGTCGCGACGACACCGTGCGCCGGATGGTGCAGACCGTCGTCCCGGTGGCGGGCCTGCTCGCCGAGACCGCCGCGACGCTCACGGAGGACGAGGTGGCCCGGCTCCGCCTGGTCGCGGCGCTCCCTGCGGCCGACGCCGACGACCTGCTGCTGTCCGCCGACCGGTTCGTCGCGCGGCAGCCCGGACTGGGCCTGACCGATCTCGAGCGCACCGGCCTGCTGGAGCGGTTCGGGCTGTTCGGCCTGCGCCTGGCGACGGTGCTGCTGCGCCAGAAGACCGTCACGACCGCCACCGAGCTGGCGCGCGAGCTGATGGCGCGCAGCGGTGTGGGGGAGCTGCGCGCCGTGCTGGACTCGCTGTTCGTCGGCCGTCGCGACGTCCTGAAGGCACGCTCGGCGCTGCTCGCCCTCGACGCACTGGTCGCCGCCGAGCCGGTGCCCGGGAGCGACCGGGTGGCGACCGTCCTCGAGCAGGCCGTGGCGTCCGCGCACGCGTTCGCCGAGCTGCGGGTCCTGTCGGCGCTGCGCGCGGGCTGGGTCACCGGCCCGCACGAGGCGCTGACCGACCTGGAGCGGCTGGTCGGCGGCGACGGCGAGACCGCGCACCGCCGGCTCGACCTGCCCGCGGACGCCTCCACGGCCGACGTCACCGATGCCGCCCGCGGCGCACTCGACCGGTGGACCCGGCGCGCGGAGAACCCGCTCAGCCGGCGCGAGCTCGTCCTGGCGGCGCGGGTCGCGGTGCGTTCCGTCGAAGGACTCCTGAACGGGCCGAGGTCATGA
- a CDS encoding Hsp70 family protein, translating to MDTSTTYALGIDLGTTYTSAAVVRDGRAEIATLGSRAAVIPSVVLLRDDDTFLTGETADRRALTEPQRVAREFKRRLGDPTPLLLGGAPYSAEGLTARLLRAVIDEVAAREGGEPSAVCICHPANWGRYKLDLLEQAVRMAGMQQPVTYVSEPEAAAAFYALGRPVAPGGTVGVYDLGGGTFDAAVLRRTETGFTILGRPEGVERLGGIDIDAAVLDHVRRATGGALDDLDPEDAAAVAAVARLREECVSAKEALSSDTDVTIPVILPGLSTEVRLTRAELEAMVRPLLLETVAALRRALTSAGVAPEELDAVLLVGGSSRIPLVAQLVGAELGRPVAVDVNPKHVVALGAAWLALAPGAAAPAVPDRTTTGVAVAAVGAASHAEGLPPAGDPREQPAAVAAGVPGGPSAWQRLPRAAQIAVGAALAVVLGVGAWALVPWPGQELAAAGPDDAGSSDSPTPSGDVTPSASPEPTETEPELPPAQECSEEILANERWVCLTSATVADGELVVEYEAEWAGGVPDEEVGFHVHFYGADETGTDPEAAVMGTQATHAGSYFFDAHEPVVRSVDSVDYVMLGDAPLICGRIAFAKNHKLVSDADGGYDTGNCWPIERT from the coding sequence ATGGACACATCGACCACCTACGCGCTGGGCATCGACCTGGGGACCACGTACACCAGCGCCGCCGTCGTGCGCGACGGCCGGGCCGAGATCGCCACGCTCGGCAGCCGCGCCGCGGTCATCCCGTCGGTCGTGCTGCTGCGCGACGACGACACGTTCCTCACGGGCGAGACCGCCGACCGGCGAGCGCTGACCGAGCCGCAACGCGTGGCGCGCGAGTTCAAGCGGCGTCTCGGAGACCCCACGCCCCTGCTGCTCGGCGGGGCGCCCTACTCGGCCGAAGGGCTCACCGCCCGGCTGCTGCGCGCCGTGATCGACGAGGTCGCGGCGCGTGAGGGCGGTGAACCGTCGGCCGTCTGCATCTGTCATCCGGCGAACTGGGGCCGGTACAAGCTGGACCTGCTGGAGCAGGCCGTGCGCATGGCGGGCATGCAGCAACCGGTCACCTATGTCTCCGAGCCCGAGGCCGCCGCCGCGTTCTACGCCCTCGGCCGGCCGGTGGCCCCGGGCGGCACGGTCGGGGTCTACGACCTGGGCGGCGGGACGTTCGACGCCGCCGTGCTGCGGCGTACCGAGACAGGATTCACGATCCTGGGCCGTCCGGAGGGCGTCGAGCGACTGGGCGGGATCGACATCGACGCCGCGGTCCTGGACCACGTGCGGCGCGCGACCGGCGGCGCGCTGGACGACCTGGATCCCGAGGACGCGGCGGCGGTGGCCGCCGTCGCACGGCTGCGGGAGGAGTGCGTGTCGGCGAAGGAGGCACTGTCCTCGGACACCGACGTGACCATCCCCGTCATCCTCCCGGGCCTGAGCACCGAGGTCCGGCTCACCCGCGCCGAGCTGGAGGCGATGGTGCGGCCGCTGCTGCTCGAGACGGTCGCGGCGCTGCGGCGGGCGCTCACGTCGGCGGGAGTGGCCCCGGAGGAGCTGGACGCCGTCCTGCTGGTCGGCGGGTCCTCACGGATCCCGCTGGTCGCCCAGCTCGTCGGCGCCGAGCTCGGGCGGCCCGTGGCCGTGGACGTCAATCCGAAGCACGTGGTCGCCCTCGGTGCGGCCTGGCTGGCGCTGGCGCCGGGCGCGGCGGCCCCGGCCGTGCCGGACCGTACGACGACGGGCGTGGCGGTCGCCGCGGTAGGGGCGGCCTCGCACGCGGAAGGCCTCCCGCCGGCCGGTGACCCGCGGGAGCAGCCGGCCGCCGTCGCGGCGGGGGTTCCGGGAGGACCGTCCGCATGGCAGCGCCTCCCGCGCGCCGCGCAGATCGCCGTCGGCGCCGCGCTCGCGGTCGTGCTCGGGGTGGGGGCGTGGGCGCTGGTCCCGTGGCCCGGGCAGGAGCTTGCCGCGGCAGGCCCGGACGATGCCGGCTCCTCGGACAGTCCGACGCCGTCGGGCGACGTGACGCCGTCGGCGTCCCCCGAGCCCACGGAGACCGAGCCGGAGCTACCGCCCGCCCAGGAGTGTTCCGAGGAGATCCTGGCCAACGAGCGCTGGGTGTGCCTCACCAGTGCCACGGTGGCGGACGGCGAGCTCGTCGTGGAGTACGAGGCCGAGTGGGCGGGCGGCGTACCCGACGAGGAGGTCGGTTTCCACGTCCACTTCTACGGCGCGGACGAGACGGGTACCGACCCGGAGGCCGCGGTCATGGGGACCCAGGCCACCCACGCCGGGTCCTACTTCTTCGACGCCCACGAGCCGGTGGTGCGCTCGGTGGACAGCGTGGACTACGTGATGCTCGGTGACGCCCCGCTGATCTGCGGTCGCATCGCCTTCGCGAAGAACCACAAGCTGGTCTCCGACGCCGACGGTGGCTACGACACGGGCAACTGCTGGCCGATCGAGAGGACCTGA
- a CDS encoding MmcQ/YjbR family DNA-binding protein, which yields MSERAPVPTDVVLRVAAILERLPECHEHDAWTGVAWKARGATVGHVFGGEDGLVRITFRAEPDEVLAFQHLGPQYFKASWGSNVVGMVLDERTDWDELAELLTDSYCIQAPQSLAAQVHRPAPEAR from the coding sequence GTGAGCGAACGTGCACCCGTCCCGACCGACGTCGTCCTCCGAGTAGCCGCCATCCTCGAGCGGCTCCCGGAGTGCCACGAGCACGACGCCTGGACCGGCGTCGCCTGGAAGGCCCGCGGCGCGACGGTAGGGCATGTCTTCGGAGGAGAAGACGGCTTGGTCCGGATCACGTTCCGTGCCGAGCCCGACGAGGTCCTGGCGTTCCAGCACCTCGGACCGCAGTACTTCAAGGCGAGCTGGGGCAGCAACGTCGTCGGCATGGTGCTCGACGAGCGCACCGACTGGGACGAACTGGCCGAGCTGCTCACCGACTCGTACTGCATCCAGGCGCCCCAGAGCCTGGCGGCGCAGGTGCACCGGCCCGCGCCGGAAGCGCGCTGA
- a CDS encoding dynamin family protein, with product MTRTEAPVVDGTPPVGAPSTGGTGGTGGTGGTGGTGGTGGTGGTGGTGGTGGTGGTGSPAASGAPAVDRARAVVNLGLEACRAYGREDLAARLDTALATLDDPRVHVVVVGDFKQGKSSLVNALIGAEVCPVDDDVATALPTYVEHGETRSAEVLWAGDPPRREPVDLEAAARVIMEQPEPSDPSAPAAWPHPPGPVDTGPVRPSGVVVRLPRTLLRGGLVLVDTPGVGGLESAHAAASLAAVTMADAVLFVTDASQELTAVEAEFVRKVRDSGPELVCVLTKTDLYPAWRTIADLDRGHLDDTAPGVPVMPVSSVLRSRAVRAKDKELNAESGFGDVVRFVSGRVTDGAARKVAASAATEAAQVADQIATQFEAEDAVLADPDRAREVMADLERAQARAAELRGSAARWNQTLSDGVTDLTADVDHDLRARVRRLIDAADDWIERADPADAWPQLKAWLEAAVAQEMVASYTLLRTRAEELSEQVWTHFSEAAEPVLSDLAVRTPEQLLARLDVRQRLDLARMSVRKQALTALKGSYLGVLMFTALGGLIGLSLGPVAVGIGLAMGLGSLRQEKKRQLENRRGQARNAVRRYCDEAAFRVGKDSRDTMRRVQRQLRDHYAARADEIQRSTTDSLRVATEAARRDEKDRARRRKDIAAELGRLAELRRRAEAVTA from the coding sequence ATGACTCGCACCGAGGCACCCGTCGTGGACGGCACGCCTCCTGTCGGTGCACCATCCACCGGCGGCACCGGCGGCACCGGCGGCACCGGCGGCACCGGCGGCACCGGCGGCACCGGCGGCACCGGCGGCACCGGCGGCACCGGCGGCACCGGCGGCACCGGCGGCACCGGATCGCCCGCCGCCTCGGGGGCGCCCGCGGTCGACCGCGCCAGGGCGGTCGTGAACCTCGGCCTGGAGGCCTGCCGGGCCTACGGCCGCGAGGACCTCGCCGCGCGCCTGGACACCGCGCTGGCGACGCTGGACGACCCGCGCGTGCACGTGGTGGTGGTCGGCGACTTCAAGCAGGGCAAGAGCTCTCTGGTGAATGCGCTGATCGGTGCCGAGGTCTGCCCGGTCGACGACGACGTCGCCACGGCCCTTCCCACCTACGTCGAGCACGGCGAGACCCGGTCGGCCGAGGTCCTGTGGGCCGGCGACCCGCCCCGGCGCGAGCCCGTCGACCTGGAGGCCGCCGCGCGCGTGATCATGGAGCAGCCCGAGCCGTCCGATCCGTCGGCCCCGGCGGCCTGGCCGCACCCGCCGGGCCCGGTGGACACCGGCCCCGTGCGCCCGTCCGGCGTCGTCGTGCGACTGCCGCGGACCCTGCTGCGCGGCGGCCTCGTGCTGGTGGACACCCCCGGCGTGGGCGGGCTGGAGTCCGCGCACGCCGCGGCCAGCCTCGCGGCGGTGACCATGGCCGACGCCGTCCTCTTCGTCACCGACGCCTCCCAGGAACTGACCGCCGTCGAGGCCGAGTTCGTGCGCAAAGTGCGCGACAGCGGCCCGGAGCTGGTCTGCGTGCTGACCAAGACCGACCTCTACCCCGCGTGGCGCACCATCGCCGACCTCGACCGGGGCCACCTCGACGACACGGCACCCGGCGTCCCGGTGATGCCGGTCTCCTCGGTGCTGCGGTCCCGCGCGGTCCGTGCCAAGGACAAGGAACTGAACGCCGAGTCCGGGTTCGGCGACGTGGTGCGGTTCGTGTCCGGCCGGGTGACCGACGGCGCCGCGCGGAAGGTCGCGGCGTCGGCGGCCACCGAGGCGGCCCAGGTCGCCGACCAGATCGCCACCCAGTTCGAGGCGGAGGACGCCGTCCTGGCGGACCCGGACCGGGCACGCGAGGTCATGGCTGATCTGGAGCGCGCGCAGGCCCGGGCCGCCGAGCTGCGCGGATCGGCGGCCCGGTGGAACCAGACCCTCTCCGACGGGGTCACCGACCTCACCGCCGACGTCGACCACGACCTGCGCGCCCGCGTCCGGCGGCTGATCGACGCCGCCGACGACTGGATCGAGCGCGCCGACCCCGCCGACGCGTGGCCGCAGCTCAAGGCATGGCTGGAGGCCGCCGTCGCGCAGGAGATGGTGGCCAGCTACACCCTCCTGCGGACACGCGCCGAGGAGCTGAGCGAGCAGGTGTGGACCCACTTCAGCGAGGCCGCCGAGCCGGTGCTCTCGGACCTGGCGGTGCGCACGCCGGAGCAACTCCTCGCCCGGCTGGACGTGCGACAGCGTCTCGACCTCGCCCGGATGAGCGTGCGCAAGCAGGCTCTCACCGCGCTGAAGGGCTCCTACCTGGGCGTCCTGATGTTCACGGCACTGGGCGGCCTGATCGGGCTGTCCCTGGGGCCGGTGGCCGTCGGCATCGGCCTCGCGATGGGCCTGGGCAGCCTGCGCCAGGAGAAGAAGCGGCAGCTGGAGAACCGCCGCGGCCAGGCCCGTAACGCCGTGCGCCGGTACTGCGACGAGGCCGCGTTCCGGGTCGGCAAGGACTCGCGCGACACGATGCGGCGGGTGCAGCGGCAGCTGCGCGACCACTACGCCGCCCGGGCCGACGAGATCCAGCGGTCCACCACCGACTCGCTGCGGGTGGCCACCGAGGCCGCGCGCCGCGACGAGAAGGATCGTGCCCGGCGGCGCAAGGACATCGCGGCCGAGCTGGGCCGCCTCGCCGAGCTGCGCCGTCGTGCCGAGGCGGTGACGGCATGA